The Nocardioides panzhihuensis genome has a segment encoding these proteins:
- a CDS encoding acyl-CoA synthase: MTLPDPDELLTREDEDDHDLLTYGEAGVRLQEAVRAQRDLVKSLADEGSSELAVARARLGELEEAAARNARQPINDENFERFFGYRGKAVRNT, from the coding sequence ATGACCCTGCCCGACCCGGACGAGCTGCTGACCCGAGAAGACGAGGACGACCATGACCTACTCACCTACGGGGAGGCCGGCGTACGTCTTCAAGAGGCCGTGAGGGCCCAGCGAGACCTGGTGAAAAGCCTTGCTGACGAGGGATCGAGCGAATTGGCGGTTGCCCGGGCCCGCCTCGGCGAGCTGGAGGAAGCGGCCGCCCGCAACGCCCGTCAGCCGATCAACGACGAGAACTTCGAGCGCTTCTTCGGCTACCGAGGGAAGGCCGTACGCAACACCTGA
- a CDS encoding nuclear transport factor 2 family protein — protein sequence MDNANTAPRPEMEEAFRNYFLTGPVHEDWAAWSRLFTDDATYDDHFWGTFRGPAEIQRFLEGTMSFAAHVYSPLMWYAIDGTRVVYQVVNRADNPAGGAPIDFPSLQIIEYAGGGRWAAESDWWTVQEMKLFNQRHRAALAEAGGQVADPLSRADWGDWVDWARPAEGHVARPSWLGRDVRPIGSMADMDFGVRHERPDRAPRG from the coding sequence ATGGACAATGCAAACACGGCACCGCGCCCCGAGATGGAGGAGGCCTTCCGGAACTACTTCCTCACCGGCCCGGTGCATGAGGACTGGGCTGCCTGGTCGCGGCTGTTCACCGACGACGCGACATACGACGACCACTTCTGGGGCACGTTCCGGGGACCCGCGGAGATCCAGCGGTTCCTCGAGGGGACCATGTCGTTCGCGGCGCACGTCTACTCCCCGCTGATGTGGTACGCCATCGACGGAACCCGGGTCGTCTACCAGGTGGTCAACCGCGCCGACAACCCAGCCGGCGGCGCGCCGATCGACTTCCCCTCCCTGCAGATCATCGAGTACGCCGGTGGTGGCCGCTGGGCCGCCGAGTCGGACTGGTGGACGGTGCAGGAGATGAAGCTGTTCAACCAGCGCCACCGCGCCGCCCTGGCAGAAGCGGGAGGCCAGGTGGCTGACCCGCTGTCTCGCGCCGACTGGGGAGACTGGGTCGACTGGGCCAGGCCGGCCGAGGGCCACGTGGCGAGGCCGTCGTGGCTCGGACGGGACGTGCGGCCGATCGGAAGCATGGCGGACATGGACTTCGGCGTCCGTCACGAGAGGCCGGATCGGGCTCCGCGCGGTTGA